A DNA window from Candidatus Methylacidiphilales bacterium contains the following coding sequences:
- the rfaD gene encoding ADP-glyceromanno-heptose 6-epimerase codes for MQSILVTGGAGFIGSNLTLRLQELHPKAWITVIDDFRSGNFKNLQGFRGDFVAADLSRLDWKAQFQKPCWDAVFHLASITDTTEHNQFLQTHDNVEAFRKLLDFIAPLKTPIVYASSAATYGISGGVNHEDDAPAPANIYAFSKVQLDNLARHYTSLHPGLKIVGLRYFNVYGPREAHKGIPASMIYHLAQQMISGKTPRIFKFGEQMRDFVYVKDIVNYTIRALTAPQSAILNAGSGEPRPFNDIISILNKVLGTSMKPEYFDCPYPFYQPHTEADMSNTQRVLGVKSEYSLEKGIQDYYDSGFLVARK; via the coding sequence ATGCAATCCATACTCGTCACGGGTGGCGCCGGTTTTATCGGCTCCAACCTCACGCTCCGGCTCCAGGAACTTCATCCCAAGGCCTGGATCACCGTCATTGACGACTTTCGTTCCGGCAATTTCAAAAACCTGCAGGGCTTTCGAGGGGATTTCGTGGCTGCGGATCTCTCCCGTCTCGACTGGAAAGCGCAGTTTCAAAAACCATGCTGGGATGCGGTGTTCCATCTGGCTTCCATCACCGACACAACCGAGCACAACCAATTCCTCCAGACCCACGACAACGTGGAAGCCTTTCGCAAGCTGCTCGATTTCATCGCGCCCTTGAAGACCCCCATCGTCTATGCCTCCTCAGCCGCCACCTATGGCATCAGCGGCGGCGTCAATCACGAGGACGACGCCCCGGCCCCGGCCAACATCTACGCCTTTTCAAAAGTCCAGCTCGACAACCTGGCGCGCCACTATACCTCGCTTCATCCCGGCCTCAAAATTGTCGGCCTGCGCTATTTCAATGTCTATGGCCCGCGCGAGGCGCACAAGGGCATACCCGCCAGCATGATTTATCATCTGGCCCAACAGATGATCTCCGGCAAAACACCTCGAATCTTCAAGTTCGGCGAACAAATGCGCGATTTCGTCTATGTGAAGGACATCGTAAACTACACCATCCGCGCGTTGACCGCGCCGCAGTCGGCGATTCTGAACGCGGGTTCCGGGGAGCCCCGCCCGTTCAATGACATTATCAGCATCTTGAACAAGGTTCTGGGCACATCGATGAAGCCTGAATATTTTGACTGTCCCTACCCGTTCTACCAGCCTCACACGGAAGCCGACATGTCGAACACGCAGCGCGTGCTGGGGGTCAAATCCGAATACTCCCTGGAAAAGGGCATTCAGGATTATTACGACTCAGGCTTTCTGGTTGCGCGAAAATAG